The Gillisia sp. Hel_I_86 genome has a segment encoding these proteins:
- a CDS encoding SusD/RagB family nutrient-binding outer membrane lipoprotein has product MKTTHKSLAITVLSLILLTVSCTPFEELTDDPNSATTVPPSLLLSGILRNLAQEDGPWSEAQRDNQFWVISFDYYGDQDYNWGAIDFKYDVLANVEALEEEAAELDSKNKYGAMAKFLKAYYFDYMSKRVGDIPLTEALQGVGEGSIEKPAYDSQKKVYEHILALLEEANTQMALARTEVGTGRLEGDPLLNGDLEKWQKVINSFHLRVLIGLSERATEIDVPSRFQKILNDPAKYPLMESNEDNLQRVYGNEQNNFYVLNPGNFGFNRNRNIMGATYLDLLKERNDHRIFVVADPAPEFYDPNKPEDFSAYIGANTGDEQGPIQVASDNGQLSYPNEERYYDDYSGEPYIILGYPEQEFTIAEAINRGWISADATAHYRNGIEASMLFYNIPETEIENYLSQDMISYKGDNGEGFKQILTQKYIAFFNNSGREAYFNYRRTGIPNFDVGPSNNNGGQIPLRWKYPQSEFQNNEANVNQALSDQFGGTDDINGVMWLIE; this is encoded by the coding sequence ATGAAGACTACGCACAAAAGTTTAGCAATAACCGTACTCTCTTTGATTCTCCTCACGGTATCCTGTACCCCATTTGAAGAGTTGACAGACGATCCAAACTCGGCAACTACAGTACCCCCCTCATTGTTGCTTTCCGGAATATTAAGGAACCTTGCCCAAGAGGATGGCCCCTGGAGCGAAGCACAAAGGGACAATCAATTTTGGGTAATTTCCTTTGATTACTACGGGGATCAGGATTACAACTGGGGAGCCATCGATTTTAAATACGATGTATTGGCCAACGTAGAAGCACTGGAAGAAGAAGCCGCAGAATTGGATTCTAAAAATAAATATGGAGCAATGGCCAAATTCCTGAAAGCCTATTATTTCGATTATATGAGCAAAAGGGTTGGGGATATTCCATTGACCGAAGCCCTTCAGGGGGTTGGGGAAGGAAGTATAGAAAAACCCGCCTATGATTCCCAGAAAAAAGTTTATGAACATATTTTGGCGTTGCTCGAAGAAGCAAATACGCAAATGGCCCTAGCCAGGACAGAAGTTGGCACAGGCAGACTGGAAGGGGATCCATTATTGAACGGGGATTTGGAAAAATGGCAAAAAGTCATCAATAGTTTTCACCTTAGGGTATTGATTGGGTTAAGTGAAAGGGCAACGGAAATAGATGTGCCAAGTCGTTTTCAAAAGATCCTTAACGACCCCGCAAAGTATCCTTTAATGGAAAGCAACGAAGATAATTTACAAAGGGTTTATGGGAATGAACAAAATAACTTTTATGTACTGAATCCCGGTAATTTCGGTTTTAACAGGAACAGGAACATTATGGGCGCCACTTACCTTGATCTGTTAAAAGAAAGGAATGACCACAGGATTTTCGTAGTCGCTGACCCCGCACCGGAATTTTATGATCCCAACAAACCTGAAGATTTTTCGGCTTATATAGGGGCCAATACCGGGGATGAACAAGGCCCTATTCAGGTTGCTTCAGATAATGGCCAACTTTCCTATCCAAATGAAGAGCGTTATTATGATGATTATAGCGGGGAACCCTACATAATATTAGGATATCCTGAACAGGAATTTACAATTGCTGAAGCCATTAACAGGGGCTGGATATCGGCGGATGCAACAGCTCATTATAGAAATGGCATTGAAGCTTCTATGCTGTTCTATAATATCCCGGAAACTGAAATAGAAAATTACTTATCCCAAGATATGATTTCTTATAAAGGAGATAATGGTGAAGGCTTTAAGCAAATCCTTACCCAAAAGTACATAGCATTCTTTAATAATTCGGGTAGGGAGGCCTATTTTAATTATCGAAGGACCGGCATACCTAATTTTGATGTTGGCCCTTCCAATAACAATGGAGGCCAGATACCCCTGAGGTGGAAATACCCACAAAGTGAATTTCAGAACAATGAGGCAAATGTGAACCAGGCCCTAAGTGACCAGTTCGGGGGAACAGATGATATCAATGGGGTAATGTGGTTAATTGAATAA
- a CDS encoding alkaline phosphatase family protein: MKNLIFILNLFLMYAPLNAQEKVMENRNKVVLITLDGLRWQELFTGADPKLIANKEYVSDTTSLKAMFWKNTAQSRREVLFPFIWNKIEGEGEIHGNRNFGSKVDLTNHMWFSYPGYNEILTGKADDENIRSNDKIYNPNMTILEKLNRTEQYSGKVAAFASWDVFPYIINDKRSGIPVNAGFDSAKGKDLTVIEQFLNKTLPHTPSPWGSVRLDMFTHNYALEYMKRKHPDIVYISYGETDDFAHGGNYQAYLKSAHSTDEFLRELWDYTQADPYYRNKTTFIVTTDHGRGTEPLDTWKSHGSKVDGAGEVWLMLYGAGVEPLGEVKEKEQLYTTHIVNKIYNILD, translated from the coding sequence ATGAAAAACTTAATTTTTATACTAAACCTATTCTTAATGTATGCTCCGTTAAATGCCCAGGAGAAAGTTATGGAAAATAGAAATAAGGTGGTGCTTATTACTCTTGATGGCCTACGCTGGCAAGAATTATTTACGGGCGCCGACCCTAAGTTAATTGCCAATAAAGAATATGTTTCTGATACCACCTCTCTAAAAGCAATGTTTTGGAAAAATACCGCGCAATCCAGACGGGAGGTATTGTTCCCTTTTATTTGGAATAAAATTGAAGGGGAAGGCGAAATTCATGGGAATAGAAATTTTGGGAGCAAGGTGGACCTAACAAACCATATGTGGTTTTCCTATCCGGGATACAATGAGATTCTAACGGGAAAGGCCGATGATGAAAACATACGCAGCAATGATAAAATATATAATCCCAATATGACCATTCTTGAAAAACTGAACAGGACTGAACAGTATTCCGGTAAGGTGGCTGCTTTTGCCAGCTGGGATGTTTTTCCTTATATTATTAATGACAAGAGAAGTGGTATCCCTGTAAACGCGGGTTTTGACAGTGCCAAAGGTAAAGATTTGACTGTGATAGAACAGTTTTTAAATAAAACACTGCCCCATACCCCCAGCCCCTGGGGCTCAGTAAGGTTAGATATGTTCACTCACAATTATGCACTGGAATATATGAAAAGAAAGCATCCTGATATTGTTTATATTTCTTATGGGGAAACTGACGATTTTGCACATGGGGGCAATTATCAAGCATATTTAAAATCTGCCCACAGCACCGATGAATTCCTAAGGGAGCTTTGGGATTATACCCAAGCAGATCCTTATTACAGGAATAAAACCACTTTTATTGTAACCACAGACCATGGCAGGGGAACAGAGCCTTTGGACACATGGAAAAGCCATGGCTCCAAAGTGGATGGTGCAGGCGAAGTATGGCTAATGCTTTATGGTGCAGGTGTGGAGCCTTTGGGGGAAGTGAAAGAGAAAGAACAACTATATACTACCCATATCGTAAATAAAATATATAATATTCTGGATTAG
- a CDS encoding DUF1905 domain-containing protein, protein MGKIREYVFDAKIYKVLTNSCIDVPIIITDTMISQISQDEYIRVKGKINGIGFHKKLVPVKNYPYRLFVDIWMLKRAGVKIGEKARFVVQQDLEIPVRLRASH, encoded by the coding sequence ATGGGAAAAATTAGGGAATATGTGTTTGATGCCAAAATATACAAAGTGTTGACAAATAGCTGTATTGATGTTCCAATAATTATTACTGATACTATGATATCCCAGATATCCCAAGATGAATATATAAGGGTAAAGGGCAAAATTAACGGCATTGGCTTCCATAAAAAACTGGTTCCTGTAAAGAATTATCCATATCGGCTTTTTGTAGATATCTGGATGTTAAAAAGGGCCGGAGTTAAAATTGGTGAAAAAGCAAGATTTGTTGTTCAGCAGGATTTGGAAATACCAGTAAGGTTACGTGCTAGTCATTAA
- a CDS encoding MarC family NAAT transporter: MGLFIMIFGALFSVMNPFGTVPVFVSLTQEHSKSERNKIAFWTSLNVLIILLISFFAGKFILLFFGITLNSLKIAGGLIIASSGFALLTGEFNKHKGMKKEKVKEDISNRADISLTPLAIPMIAGPGTISLLIAYNQEFEELNEVLIILGAIVLSLVCIYLILKSSYYITKSLGASGINALSRIIGFIVIAIGVEFIISAVVSVLNIA, from the coding sequence ATGGGATTATTTATAATGATTTTTGGAGCATTATTCTCTGTTATGAACCCTTTTGGTACAGTTCCAGTTTTTGTTAGTTTAACTCAAGAACATAGTAAATCAGAGCGAAATAAAATAGCGTTTTGGACTTCTCTAAATGTTTTAATAATATTACTTATATCATTTTTTGCAGGGAAGTTTATTTTATTATTTTTCGGCATTACATTAAATTCTTTAAAAATTGCAGGAGGACTAATTATTGCTTCATCAGGTTTTGCTTTATTGACAGGAGAGTTTAATAAGCATAAGGGAATGAAGAAGGAAAAGGTAAAAGAAGATATTAGCAACCGAGCTGATATTTCATTAACTCCTTTAGCAATCCCAATGATAGCAGGTCCAGGGACTATATCTTTACTAATAGCATATAATCAAGAATTTGAGGAATTAAATGAAGTATTAATTATTCTTGGAGCAATTGTTTTATCCTTGGTATGTATTTATCTAATATTGAAAAGTTCATATTATATAACTAAATCACTTGGTGCCTCTGGTATAAATGCATTATCAAGAATTATTGGATTTATAGTTATAGCAATAGGTGTTGAGTTTATTATTTCTGCTGTGGTAAGTGTACTTAATATTGCCTAA
- a CDS encoding DUF1348 family protein, giving the protein MITSRIINRNTENERNLRFEYENKNKNKNGKWFRSYGNENWEFNKNGLMEKRYASINDLEIQEKDRRL; this is encoded by the coding sequence ATGATAACATCAAGAATTATAAATAGAAATACAGAAAATGAAAGGAATTTAAGATTTGAATACGAAAATAAAAATAAAAATAAAAATGGAAAATGGTTCAGATCATACGGTAATGAGAACTGGGAATTTAACAAAAATGGTCTAATGGAAAAAAGGTACGCAAGTATTAATGACCTTGAAATACAAGAAAAAGATAGACGATTGTAA
- a CDS encoding UDP-2,3-diacylglucosamine diphosphatase — protein MKKRDVEVVVISDTHLGTYGCHARELLSYLKSVKPKKLILNGDIIDIWQFNKSYWPESHMKVIKHIMGLMAKGVKVYYVTGNHDEMLRKFTGFKIGSLEIVNKVVLKLNGKRAWVFHGDVFDVTMQHSKWLAKLGAKGYDVLILINRFSNYISEKLGRGKLSLSKKIKNSVKSAVKFINDFEDIAADIAISNGYDYVICGHIHQPEIKTITKVEGEVQYLNSGDWIENLTSLEYNKGEWKLYYFMEDQGIIKSLEKDKKLIPGPTHAQLFENLVQELNFIKP, from the coding sequence ATGAAAAAGCGTGACGTGGAAGTGGTGGTAATTTCCGACACCCATCTAGGCACCTATGGGTGCCATGCCAGGGAACTTTTAAGCTATCTTAAAAGTGTAAAACCTAAAAAGTTGATCCTTAATGGGGATATTATAGATATATGGCAGTTTAATAAAAGCTATTGGCCAGAGTCCCATATGAAGGTAATCAAGCATATTATGGGTTTAATGGCCAAAGGGGTCAAAGTATATTACGTGACCGGCAACCATGATGAAATGTTGCGGAAATTTACAGGCTTTAAAATCGGGTCCCTGGAGATCGTAAACAAAGTAGTATTAAAACTCAACGGCAAAAGGGCGTGGGTTTTCCATGGTGATGTTTTTGATGTTACCATGCAGCATTCCAAATGGCTGGCAAAACTGGGGGCCAAAGGCTATGATGTACTGATCCTTATAAACAGGTTCTCCAATTATATTTCAGAAAAATTAGGGAGAGGAAAATTGTCTTTATCCAAAAAGATTAAAAACAGTGTGAAAAGTGCGGTAAAATTTATAAACGATTTTGAAGATATTGCCGCTGACATTGCTATTTCCAACGGTTATGACTATGTGATATGTGGTCATATCCACCAGCCAGAGATCAAAACGATTACAAAAGTGGAAGGGGAGGTGCAATATCTTAATTCTGGCGATTGGATAGAAAACCTTACCAGCCTGGAATACAACAAAGGGGAATGGAAACTTTATTATTTCATGGAAGATCAGGGAATTATAAAAAGTTTGGAAAAGGATAAAAAACTAATCCCTGGACCCACCCATGCACAACTTTTTGAAAATTTAGTTCAGGAATTAAATTTTATAAAGCCATAA
- a CDS encoding glycosyltransferase family protein, with protein sequence MRILYAIQGTGNGHLCRALDIVPILQKKGEVDILISGTQADIVLPYKIKYRFKGLSFVFGKKGGVDLWQTWRKNDSRRFLLDIKKLPLEEYDLVINDFEPVSAWSAVIKRATCFSLSHQAAVLAKNAPMPLKKDPFGRFILKKYAPAKKAYGFHFSEFNHNIFTPVIRKQVRQLKVTTGEHYTVYLPSYSDKKLVKILGRFPKIKWEVFSKHNKKDVIVKNIHIQPIHNERFLNSLASCKGVVCGAGFETPAEVLFLRKKLLVVPMKNQYEQHCNAAALKGLGVCVLENLKKKRSPEIGQWLKTDKIIEMEYPDKTEDIIDLLFGDYQREYIPHSILSFPPKPEAL encoded by the coding sequence ATGCGAATATTGTATGCTATTCAGGGAACTGGAAATGGGCATTTGTGCAGGGCATTGGATATTGTTCCCATCCTTCAGAAAAAAGGAGAAGTAGATATCCTTATAAGTGGCACCCAGGCCGATATTGTTTTGCCTTATAAGATCAAATACAGGTTTAAAGGCCTGAGTTTTGTTTTTGGAAAAAAAGGAGGTGTGGATTTATGGCAAACCTGGAGAAAAAATGATTCCAGAAGGTTCCTTTTAGATATAAAAAAACTTCCCCTTGAAGAATATGACCTTGTCATCAATGATTTTGAACCGGTTTCCGCCTGGTCAGCTGTTATAAAAAGGGCAACCTGTTTTTCTTTAAGCCATCAGGCAGCGGTATTGGCAAAAAATGCGCCAATGCCTTTGAAAAAAGATCCTTTTGGAAGGTTTATCTTAAAAAAATATGCCCCGGCCAAAAAGGCCTACGGTTTTCATTTTAGCGAATTCAATCATAATATTTTTACCCCGGTAATTAGAAAGCAGGTACGTCAACTAAAGGTGACCACCGGTGAACACTATACGGTATATCTGCCCTCCTATTCCGATAAAAAACTTGTGAAGATCCTGGGCCGGTTTCCTAAAATTAAATGGGAAGTCTTTTCCAAGCATAATAAAAAGGACGTGATTGTTAAAAATATCCATATACAACCCATCCATAATGAAAGGTTTTTAAATAGTCTTGCTTCCTGTAAAGGAGTGGTTTGCGGCGCCGGTTTTGAAACACCTGCCGAGGTACTTTTTCTTCGGAAGAAATTATTGGTGGTGCCTATGAAGAATCAGTATGAACAACATTGTAATGCGGCAGCCCTTAAAGGCTTGGGGGTTTGCGTACTTGAAAACCTAAAGAAAAAGCGTTCCCCGGAAATAGGACAATGGCTGAAAACCGATAAAATCATCGAAATGGAGTATCCTGATAAGACCGAAGATATTATAGACTTGCTTTTCGGGGACTATCAAAGGGAATACATCCCACATTCCATACTTTCATTTCCTCCAAAGCCAGAAGCTTTATAA
- a CDS encoding GH1 family beta-glucosidase, protein MIIQHNSFKAGHDRFSKEDFGTDFKFGVSAAAFQTEGSVLTDGKGLSIWDVFSEQKGKIYKGQDAREACDFYNRFEQDLLLMKSMNIANFRFSLSWPRILPKGIGKSNSKGIDFYNKVIDKCLELGIAPWITLYHWDLPQALEDKGGWTNRKIIDWFTGYVSLCAREFGDRVKNWMVLNEPLVFTGAGYFLGVHAPGKKGLKNFLPAMHHAAICQAEGGRILRDILPEARIGTTFSCSLIEPYRNIPKDQLAVKRVDALVNRLFLEPALGLGYPREDLKFLKHLDNYFLTGDEDLLKFNFDFIGLQNYTREVVKHTCLVPYIQAINIKATKRKVPVTTMQWEIFPQGIYEMLKRFDSYKGIKNIIVTENGAAFPDKSENGKIEDPERLDYIRKYLEEVLKAKKEGVNVKGYFIWSFTDNFEWAEGYHPRFGLVHINYKTQERTIKSSGNWYSDFLKQLVRKET, encoded by the coding sequence ATGATTATACAGCATAACAGTTTTAAGGCTGGCCATGATCGTTTCAGTAAAGAAGATTTTGGAACTGATTTTAAGTTTGGGGTCTCAGCAGCAGCTTTTCAAACAGAAGGCAGCGTATTGACCGATGGAAAAGGCCTATCTATTTGGGATGTTTTTTCGGAACAAAAAGGAAAAATATACAAGGGTCAGGATGCCCGGGAAGCCTGTGATTTCTATAACCGGTTTGAACAAGACCTTCTTCTAATGAAGTCAATGAACATTGCCAATTTCAGGTTTTCGCTCTCCTGGCCCCGCATCTTGCCCAAAGGCATCGGAAAATCCAACTCCAAAGGAATCGATTTTTATAATAAAGTTATCGATAAGTGCCTGGAACTGGGCATAGCGCCATGGATTACCCTCTATCACTGGGACTTGCCACAGGCGTTGGAAGACAAAGGGGGCTGGACCAATAGAAAAATTATTGACTGGTTTACAGGCTACGTCTCTTTATGCGCCAGGGAATTTGGGGATAGGGTGAAAAACTGGATGGTGCTGAACGAACCCCTGGTATTTACCGGCGCAGGATATTTTTTAGGTGTCCATGCCCCCGGAAAAAAAGGCTTGAAGAATTTTTTACCTGCAATGCACCATGCTGCAATTTGCCAGGCAGAGGGGGGCCGTATTTTAAGAGATATATTGCCCGAAGCACGAATAGGCACCACATTTTCCTGTTCCCTTATAGAACCTTACAGGAATATCCCTAAAGATCAATTGGCGGTAAAACGGGTGGATGCGCTTGTAAACCGTTTATTTCTCGAACCGGCACTTGGTTTGGGTTATCCCCGGGAAGATTTAAAATTTTTAAAGCACCTCGATAACTATTTTTTAACGGGGGATGAAGATCTGCTGAAATTTAATTTTGATTTTATTGGGCTTCAAAATTATACCAGGGAAGTGGTTAAACACACCTGTTTAGTACCTTATATACAGGCCATCAATATTAAAGCAACAAAACGAAAGGTTCCGGTCACGACCATGCAATGGGAAATTTTTCCTCAGGGGATCTATGAAATGCTTAAAAGGTTCGACTCTTACAAAGGCATAAAAAATATTATAGTCACAGAAAATGGTGCGGCCTTTCCCGATAAGTCTGAAAATGGAAAAATAGAAGATCCCGAGAGGCTTGATTATATCCGGAAATACCTGGAAGAGGTATTGAAAGCCAAAAAAGAAGGGGTGAACGTCAAAGGTTATTTTATATGGAGTTTTACAGATAATTTTGAATGGGCCGAGGGCTATCACCCTCGGTTTGGTCTCGTACACATCAATTATAAAACCCAGGAAAGAACAATAAAATCATCCGGGAACTGGTACAGCGATTTTCTAAAGCAGTTGGTTCGGAAAGAAACCTGA
- a CDS encoding carbohydrate-binding domain-containing protein, whose translation MEKNNIGWAFWPMKKIENLAGVTSVSSTPEYEKLLHYWKNGGTKPTEAFAKSALMQIAENFKMENLTIRYDVIDAMFRQAQTSDTKKYKNHSLPGKVFATEYDLGQNGYAYFDKDIANYDGTKFTKWNKGGAMRNDGVDIQSCNDSVTNGFQVSFIEDDEWLQYTIEMVSEKVFDVDIRYSSDEVGGKLFLKDENGKISESIEIPFSGGINSWQTLTLKNVVLKQGINKIKVHFEKGNFNLNFLEFKNPGRTSGLKK comes from the coding sequence ATGGAAAAAAATAATATTGGCTGGGCTTTTTGGCCCATGAAAAAGATCGAGAATTTAGCCGGGGTTACTTCGGTTTCAAGCACACCGGAATATGAGAAATTATTGCATTATTGGAAAAACGGGGGGACAAAGCCAACGGAAGCTTTTGCGAAATCGGCCTTAATGCAAATTGCCGAAAACTTCAAAATGGAAAATCTCACCATCAGATATGACGTGATCGATGCGATGTTCAGGCAAGCGCAGACATCAGATACCAAAAAATACAAAAACCACAGCCTGCCGGGGAAAGTGTTCGCCACAGAATATGATCTGGGACAAAACGGGTACGCTTATTTTGATAAAGATATTGCAAATTACGATGGGACTAAATTCACCAAATGGAACAAAGGCGGGGCAATGCGAAACGATGGTGTTGATATTCAATCTTGTAATGATTCTGTCACCAATGGATTTCAGGTGAGTTTTATAGAAGATGACGAATGGCTTCAATACACAATTGAAATGGTTTCAGAAAAAGTATTCGATGTCGATATTCGTTATTCCAGTGATGAGGTCGGAGGTAAACTTTTTCTTAAGGACGAAAACGGAAAAATTTCTGAAAGTATTGAGATTCCATTTTCCGGAGGAATTAATAGTTGGCAAACCCTGACCTTAAAAAATGTGGTTTTAAAACAAGGGATTAATAAAATCAAGGTTCATTTTGAAAAAGGGAATTTCAATTTAAACTTTTTAGAATTCAAAAACCCGGGAAGGACCAGCGGGTTAAAAAAATAA
- a CDS encoding helix-turn-helix domain-containing protein has protein sequence MKNILKSRQEYRVALRLQMVYLIHQGKSSREVADIYQVSFKQVLNWVHRFKHQGIEGLKDKVGRGRKASLNKKELDHIRQTILNTAPSEYGYTSKRWTGPLLLKWINKEYKTEFTATTIYKLLEKIGLESQNGKGYVPLD, from the coding sequence ATCAAAAATATTCTCAAAAGCAGACAAGAATATAGAGTAGCTCTAAGGTTGCAAATGGTTTACCTGATCCACCAGGGAAAATCCAGCAGAGAGGTGGCCGATATCTATCAGGTAAGCTTTAAACAGGTGCTAAACTGGGTACATAGATTTAAACATCAGGGAATAGAAGGGCTCAAAGACAAAGTGGGGCGTGGTAGAAAAGCTAGCTTAAACAAAAAAGAATTAGATCATATTCGGCAGACTATTTTGAATACCGCTCCATCTGAATATGGGTACACATCCAAGCGATGGACAGGGCCTTTACTTTTGAAATGGATCAATAAAGAATATAAAACCGAATTTACAGCCACAACTATATATAAATTACTTGAAAAGATTGGGCTGGAGTCCCAAAACGGAAAAGGGTATGTCCCACTCGATTAG
- a CDS encoding ISL3 family transposase: MLSCKLKIKQIAVFHTDTKIIFSILPKQKRSSCPLCNKYGNRIHSHYVRSLADLPISGKLVQLQLRARKFFCRNKSCPRKIFTERFSQDILPYARRLCRSIDVLRSIGLEVGGNKGALISRIAGNPVSSSTILRLIQQLEIEGTTTTSGVIGVDDWAFKKGRNYGAIIVDLERKKVVDLLPDREADTLKQWLLKHPEIHTVSRDRAGAYSKGTKEGTKEAIEVADRYHLHVNLRDAFKRVLHKHSTTLKAAFIAFSRPGNREPLLEEEKARSLPTPKCTSNSQRQMKFEKAKELHQQGYRIKTIAKMLQAGPRTIGKYIQHDEFPKRQAPVPQATMTNFHEFREYLPKFYGKQDYPTLYKNIRDKGFNGKYTQFCSNMNQFIKPDSDNIFLPKLSPIKTWSTSKISFMVLYQFNY; this comes from the coding sequence ATGCTTTCCTGCAAATTAAAAATTAAGCAAATTGCTGTATTCCATACTGATACAAAAATCATTTTCTCTATTCTTCCAAAACAAAAGCGCAGTAGCTGCCCTTTATGTAACAAATATGGTAATCGTATTCATAGTCATTATGTTCGAAGTTTAGCAGATCTTCCAATATCAGGAAAATTGGTACAATTACAGCTCAGGGCAAGAAAGTTTTTCTGCCGTAATAAAAGCTGTCCGCGAAAAATATTTACAGAACGCTTTAGCCAGGATATTCTGCCTTATGCAAGGCGCTTATGCCGTTCCATTGATGTGCTGCGTAGCATAGGCCTGGAAGTAGGTGGAAACAAAGGGGCATTGATTAGTCGTATTGCAGGTAACCCGGTGAGTTCCTCGACCATCTTGCGCCTAATTCAACAGTTGGAAATAGAAGGGACAACTACTACTTCTGGAGTCATAGGAGTGGATGATTGGGCATTTAAGAAAGGAAGGAACTATGGGGCCATCATTGTAGATCTTGAACGTAAGAAGGTTGTCGACTTATTACCGGATAGAGAAGCAGATACGTTGAAGCAGTGGCTTCTAAAGCATCCAGAAATTCATACAGTATCACGGGATCGCGCCGGTGCCTATTCGAAGGGAACTAAAGAAGGTACCAAAGAGGCCATCGAGGTAGCTGACAGATATCACCTCCATGTAAACCTTAGGGATGCTTTTAAAAGGGTACTTCACAAGCACAGTACAACTTTGAAAGCGGCCTTTATAGCTTTTAGCCGTCCGGGCAATAGAGAACCTCTATTGGAAGAAGAAAAGGCTCGTTCACTGCCAACACCTAAATGTACATCAAACTCACAGCGACAAATGAAATTTGAAAAGGCAAAGGAACTTCATCAGCAAGGATATAGGATAAAAACAATTGCCAAAATGCTTCAAGCCGGCCCCCGAACCATCGGGAAGTACATTCAGCATGACGAATTCCCGAAACGACAAGCGCCTGTACCACAAGCAACTATGACTAATTTTCATGAGTTCAGGGAATACCTTCCGAAATTTTACGGGAAACAGGACTATCCAACCTTATACAAAAATATCCGCGATAAAGGGTTTAATGGGAAGTATACCCAATTTTGCAGTAATATGAATCAGTTTATTAAGCCTGACTCTGACAATATTTTTTTGCCAAAATTATCACCAATAAAAACCTGGTCAACCTCGAAGATTTCCTTTATGGTATTATACCAATTTAACTATTAA
- a CDS encoding IS630 family transposase produces MRTSLNKNKYKQVNLYFQDEARFGMMTHTGKHLTACGIKPIVKYQHIFKTTYLYGSYSPINGNSFVWEIDGVDTTVFEAYLENFSKYKPQEFKIVIIDNAGFHSTKNINVPENIYLLRIPPYTPELNPCEQVWQYIKNQRFKSMQELKQWLHQIVKDMGKQTIKSITGNHHYVNAFITTFNS; encoded by the coding sequence ATTAGAACAAGTCTAAATAAAAACAAGTATAAGCAAGTAAATTTGTACTTTCAAGATGAAGCTCGATTTGGTATGATGACCCATACCGGCAAACACTTAACAGCCTGCGGGATCAAACCTATTGTCAAATATCAACACATATTTAAAACAACTTATCTATATGGTAGTTATTCCCCAATAAACGGAAATAGTTTTGTCTGGGAAATTGATGGAGTAGATACTACTGTTTTCGAAGCTTATCTAGAGAACTTCTCTAAATACAAACCTCAAGAATTTAAAATTGTGATAATTGATAATGCTGGTTTTCATTCGACAAAAAACATTAATGTGCCCGAGAATATATATTTGTTGAGAATTCCGCCTTACACTCCAGAACTCAATCCGTGTGAACAAGTATGGCAGTATATTAAAAATCAAAGGTTTAAATCAATGCAGGAACTTAAACAATGGCTACATCAAATCGTAAAAGATATGGGCAAGCAAACAATAAAATCAATTACTGGCAATCACCATTATGTAAATGCATTTATTACGACTTTTAATAGTTAA
- a CDS encoding winged helix-turn-helix domain-containing protein yields MFLIYLKENKFKTRHELCDYLGIDPRTQQRWTKQYLENGISFLLTDLPKNKKSKIITPEIHKELEKRLNSSDQGFLGYWDAQAWVNNEFDIDIQYHWLRKYLIKHFKTKLKSPRKSHYKKDEEAGKAFLKTP; encoded by the coding sequence ATGTTTTTAATCTATCTAAAAGAGAACAAATTTAAAACACGCCACGAGCTTTGCGATTATTTAGGTATTGATCCACGAACCCAACAACGCTGGACAAAACAGTATCTTGAAAATGGAATATCGTTTTTATTGACTGATTTGCCCAAGAACAAAAAGTCAAAAATAATCACTCCTGAAATACATAAGGAACTTGAAAAACGTTTGAATTCTAGCGACCAGGGATTTTTAGGATATTGGGATGCGCAAGCGTGGGTAAATAATGAATTTGACATAGATATACAATACCATTGGTTGCGCAAATATTTGATAAAGCATTTTAAGACCAAGCTTAAAAGCCCCCGTAAATCTCATTATAAAAAAGATGAAGAAGCTGGAAAAGCTTTTTTAAAAACTCCCTAA